One window of the Flavobacteriaceae bacterium YJPT1-3 genome contains the following:
- the sucD gene encoding succinate--CoA ligase subunit alpha codes for MSVLVNKDSKIIVQGFTGSEGTFHAEQMIEYGTQVVGGVTPGKGGQEHLGKPVFNTVAEAVDKTGADVSIIFVPPAFAADAIMEAADAGIKVIITITEGIPVADMVKAADYLKDRDSRLIGPNCPGVITPGEAKVGIMPGFVFKKGKVGIVSKSGTLTYEAADQVVKQNLGITTAIGIGGDPIIGTTTKEALELLINDEETECVVMIGEIGGQLEAEAAQWYQKSGSKKPVVGFIAGETAPAGRTMGHAGAIVGGSDDTAAAKKAVLKKCGIHVVDSPAEIGKKVAEVVG; via the coding sequence ATGAGCGTATTAGTCAATAAAGATTCAAAGATAATTGTACAAGGTTTTACCGGTAGTGAAGGTACCTTTCATGCCGAACAAATGATCGAGTATGGAACTCAGGTCGTTGGTGGAGTCACTCCGGGCAAAGGAGGACAAGAACACTTAGGGAAACCGGTTTTCAATACCGTAGCAGAAGCGGTCGATAAGACTGGTGCTGATGTATCGATCATCTTTGTACCTCCTGCTTTTGCCGCTGATGCGATCATGGAAGCCGCCGATGCCGGAATCAAAGTGATCATTACGATCACGGAAGGGATCCCAGTTGCTGACATGGTGAAAGCCGCTGATTATCTGAAAGATCGCGATAGCCGTCTTATTGGCCCAAACTGTCCCGGCGTAATCACTCCTGGTGAGGCCAAGGTGGGAATCATGCCTGGATTCGTATTCAAAAAAGGAAAAGTGGGTATTGTTTCTAAGTCGGGTACCCTGACTTACGAAGCTGCTGACCAGGTGGTCAAACAAAACCTGGGTATCACTACCGCAATTGGTATTGGAGGTGACCCCATCATTGGGACGACCACCAAAGAAGCTTTGGAGCTCTTGATCAATGACGAGGAAACAGAATGTGTGGTCATGATCGGAGAGATCGGTGGTCAACTGGAAGCAGAAGCTGCTCAATGGTATCAGAAAAGCGGAAGCAAAAAACCGGTGGTTGGATTTATCGCCGGTGAAACGGCACCAGCAGGACGTACCATGGGACATGCAGGAGCCATTGTAGGGGGGAGCGATGACACTGCAGCAGCCAAGAAGGCTGTTCTTAAGAAATGCGGCATCCATGTGGTGGACAGTCCGGCTGAGATCGGGAAAAAGGTTGCCGAAGTAGTTGGGTAA
- the lpxD gene encoding UDP-3-O-(3-hydroxymyristoyl)glucosamine N-acyltransferase: MKFTAAQIAGILEGTVEGNPDAEVSRLAKIEEGASGSLTFLANPKYTSYIYSTNASITIVNHDFEAEQEVSTTLIRVDDAYKSFSKLLEYYNKVKLNKTGIEQPCYIDESAQYGEDIYLGAFSYLGQNVRIGKNVKIYPNVYIGDNVTIGDDCVLFAGAKVYSETVIGNEVYIHSGAIIGADGFGFSPNEQGAYDKVPQTGNVIIEDHVDVGAGTTIDRATLGSTVIRRGVKLDNQIQIAHNVEIGEHTAIAAQTGIAGSTKIGKHCLIGGQVGIVGHITIGDRVKIQAQSGISRNIKDGEVLQGSPAFGYGEYNKSYVHFRNLPKIVKTVNNLEKDKVNDR; encoded by the coding sequence ATGAAATTTACAGCAGCACAAATTGCAGGGATACTGGAAGGCACTGTAGAAGGGAATCCGGACGCCGAAGTCTCACGACTTGCTAAAATTGAAGAAGGCGCTTCCGGATCATTAACTTTTCTAGCCAATCCCAAGTACACCTCCTATATATATAGCACGAACGCCTCAATCACGATCGTTAATCATGATTTTGAGGCTGAACAGGAAGTTTCGACTACCCTCATCCGGGTAGACGATGCCTATAAGTCCTTTTCCAAACTGTTGGAGTACTACAATAAGGTCAAGCTTAATAAAACAGGAATTGAACAACCCTGCTATATCGATGAGTCGGCGCAGTATGGAGAAGACATTTATTTGGGTGCTTTCTCTTATTTGGGGCAGAACGTTCGTATCGGAAAGAACGTCAAGATTTATCCCAATGTCTATATTGGCGACAATGTGACCATTGGCGATGATTGTGTGCTTTTTGCAGGGGCTAAAGTCTACTCAGAAACCGTGATCGGTAATGAGGTTTATATTCATAGTGGTGCTATCATTGGCGCTGATGGATTTGGATTTTCTCCCAATGAACAGGGGGCTTACGATAAAGTCCCTCAAACCGGAAACGTGATCATTGAAGATCACGTCGATGTGGGAGCTGGGACTACCATTGATCGGGCCACTTTGGGCTCTACCGTCATCCGCAGAGGCGTGAAGCTGGACAATCAGATCCAGATCGCCCACAATGTAGAGATCGGTGAACATACAGCTATAGCGGCTCAAACCGGCATCGCCGGGTCTACCAAGATCGGGAAACACTGCCTGATCGGTGGCCAGGTAGGGATCGTTGGACATATTACCATAGGAGATCGCGTTAAAATTCAGGCACAAAGCGGCATCAGCCGAAACATCAAAGACGGTGAAGTGCTGCAAGGCTCACCAGCCTTCGGCTATGGGGAATACAACAAATCCTACGTGCATTTCCGCAACCTGCCCAAAATTGTAAAAACGGTAAACAATCTAGAAAAAGATAAGGTTAATGATCGATAA
- a CDS encoding UDP-3-O-(3-hydroxymyristoyl)glucosamine N-acyltransferase codes for MKFPKPETLASIAALLEVDFVGPAEFPVLGMNEIHVVEPGDIVFVDHPKYYDKALKSAATIVLINKKVECPEGKALLISDDPFRDFNKLTAHFKPFQASAKAIADSAQIGEGTVIQPNVFVGNQVVIGKNCLIHPNVTIYDGTVIGDHVTIHSGTVLGADAFYYKKRPEGFDQLKSGGHVVIEDHVDIGACCTIDRGVTGATTIGAGSKLDNHIQVGHDTVIGKKALIASQVGIAGCVVIKDRVTLWGQVGISSGITLEDDVTIMAQSGVGMDCEAGKSYFGSPAGEARQKYRELAGIKQIPAIIEKLK; via the coding sequence ATGAAATTTCCAAAACCCGAAACTCTGGCCAGCATCGCTGCACTCCTTGAGGTAGACTTTGTGGGACCTGCAGAATTTCCGGTACTCGGCATGAATGAGATCCATGTGGTGGAACCCGGAGACATCGTTTTTGTCGATCATCCCAAGTATTACGATAAGGCGCTAAAATCGGCAGCAACCATTGTTTTGATCAATAAAAAAGTGGAGTGTCCGGAGGGCAAAGCACTGTTGATCTCTGATGATCCGTTCCGCGATTTTAATAAGCTGACAGCTCATTTCAAGCCTTTTCAAGCTTCCGCGAAAGCGATAGCTGACAGCGCTCAAATTGGAGAAGGTACCGTTATTCAACCCAACGTATTTGTTGGTAATCAAGTGGTCATCGGAAAGAATTGTCTCATTCACCCCAACGTCACCATATATGACGGAACCGTCATTGGAGATCACGTGACCATCCATAGTGGAACGGTCTTGGGTGCTGATGCTTTTTACTATAAGAAACGTCCGGAAGGATTTGATCAATTAAAATCAGGAGGTCATGTGGTTATTGAAGACCATGTCGATATTGGTGCCTGCTGCACGATCGATCGTGGGGTGACCGGTGCTACCACCATTGGAGCTGGATCTAAGCTGGACAATCACATACAGGTAGGCCATGATACGGTGATCGGAAAAAAAGCCCTGATCGCTTCTCAGGTGGGCATTGCAGGCTGTGTGGTTATCAAGGATCGAGTCACGCTTTGGGGGCAAGTAGGCATTTCCAGTGGCATCACGCTGGAGGACGATGTGACTATTATGGCGCAAAGCGGCGTGGGTATGGACTGTGAGGCCGGGAAATCGTATTTTGGCAGTCCGGCCGGAGAAGCCCGACAGAAATACAGAGAATTAGCAGGAATCAAGCAAATTCCGGCTATCATAGAAAAACTGAAATAA
- a CDS encoding outer membrane beta-barrel protein — protein MQKVMLCCALLFWGGLLWAQNQENASEWIATTSFGIAELEREGEFKTNTNVYAVHFGRGFRLNDRFSIRPRIGLRRQSGNFVAAGESFFLVNQDLQIPVDVRYSALLMEKIAVYVDFGIYGSFLVDAQVEIAGFDDQSIDDNGFNLGAGVGFGILLPVGETVNFQLGMTSQSDFLNSYDDADFETTQLYAFQFGVGFQF, from the coding sequence ATGCAAAAAGTTATGCTATGCTGCGCATTACTCTTTTGGGGTGGGTTGCTTTGGGCTCAAAATCAAGAAAATGCTTCCGAATGGATTGCAACAACTTCCTTTGGAATCGCTGAACTGGAACGAGAAGGCGAGTTTAAGACCAATACCAATGTATATGCCGTACACTTTGGCCGTGGATTTCGTCTCAACGACCGTTTTTCGATCCGTCCCCGAATAGGATTACGTCGGCAATCCGGAAATTTTGTAGCCGCCGGCGAATCCTTTTTTCTGGTCAACCAGGATCTTCAAATTCCCGTGGATGTTCGCTATAGCGCCCTACTGATGGAGAAAATAGCAGTCTATGTAGACTTTGGAATTTACGGTTCCTTTTTAGTGGACGCTCAGGTTGAGATTGCCGGGTTTGATGACCAAAGCATTGATGACAATGGCTTTAACCTGGGAGCCGGAGTCGGTTTTGGTATCCTATTACCGGTAGGAGAAACCGTGAATTTCCAACTGGGTATGACTTCTCAATCCGACTTTCTTAACAGCTATGATGATGCTGATTTTGAAACTACCCAGCTCTATGCCTTCCAGTTTGGGGTTGGCTTTCAATTCTAG
- the fabG gene encoding 3-oxoacyl-[acyl-carrier-protein] reductase, translated as MKLLAGKTAIITGASRGIGNGIAKVFANHGAKVAFTYSSSVTAADELEKELKELGVEAKGYKSNAADFEDCQQLAAAVLEEFGSIDIVVNNAGITKDNLLMRMSEEDFDKVIEINLKSVFNMTKAVQRTMLKQRQGSIINISSVVGVKGNAGQANYAASKAGIIGFSKSMALELSSRNIRTNVIAPGFIETEMTDKLDEATVAGWREGIPLKRGGTPEDVANACVFFASDLSAYVTGQVLNVDGGMLT; from the coding sequence ATGAAATTATTAGCAGGAAAAACAGCGATCATCACCGGTGCCAGTCGTGGAATTGGAAATGGAATCGCCAAGGTTTTCGCCAACCACGGTGCTAAGGTGGCTTTTACTTACAGTTCCTCCGTGACCGCAGCCGATGAATTGGAAAAAGAGCTTAAAGAGCTCGGCGTGGAAGCCAAGGGCTATAAGTCCAATGCTGCTGATTTTGAAGACTGCCAGCAATTAGCTGCCGCCGTTTTAGAGGAATTTGGAAGTATAGATATCGTAGTCAATAACGCCGGAATCACCAAAGACAATCTCTTAATGCGCATGAGCGAGGAAGATTTTGACAAAGTGATCGAGATCAACCTCAAGTCGGTGTTCAACATGACCAAGGCCGTTCAGCGAACCATGCTGAAACAACGCCAGGGGAGTATCATCAATATCAGCTCAGTAGTGGGTGTGAAAGGAAATGCCGGGCAGGCGAACTATGCCGCTTCTAAAGCCGGGATCATCGGTTTTTCTAAGTCCATGGCCCTGGAATTAAGTTCCAGGAATATCCGAACCAATGTGATCGCTCCAGGGTTTATTGAAACTGAAATGACCGATAAATTGGACGAAGCTACCGTAGCCGGTTGGAGAGAGGGAATTCCTCTAAAGCGTGGCGGCACTCCCGAAGATGTAGCCAATGCCTGCGTTTTCTTTGCCAGCGATCTGAGTGCCTACGTTACCGGCCAGGTATTGAACGTAGACGGCGGAATGCTGACCTAA
- a CDS encoding nuclear transport factor 2 family protein: protein MKSTAKQIVEGFYKSNFFNDPELLEKYVHPDVELYWNAATGFSKMTYSDLDRMITEMSKSFISLRPSITHVLQDGDQVAIRYTYYVRTIENPDEEMVIIHFIAIWELKDGKMYRGYQISQPADEDPENLEAYKKIKF from the coding sequence ATGAAATCAACTGCTAAGCAGATCGTAGAGGGGTTTTACAAATCCAATTTCTTCAACGATCCAGAGCTCCTGGAAAAGTACGTGCATCCGGATGTGGAACTCTACTGGAATGCCGCTACGGGTTTTTCTAAAATGACCTATTCGGATCTGGACCGTATGATCACCGAAATGTCCAAATCCTTTATTTCCTTGCGGCCTTCCATTACGCATGTGTTGCAGGATGGAGATCAGGTCGCGATACGATATACCTACTATGTCCGTACTATCGAAAATCCCGATGAGGAGATGGTCATCATTCATTTTATTGCCATCTGGGAACTGAAAGACGGAAAAATGTACCGCGGTTATCAGATCAGCCAACCTGCCGATGAAGACCCGGAAAATCTAGAGGCCTACAAGAAGATAAAGTTCTAA
- a CDS encoding PglZ domain-containing protein, with protein sequence MANIKILWVDDEIDLLKPHILFLEQREYEVTGCQSGTEAIELVDNENYDIVFLDENMPGLTGLETLSEIKSKRETLPVVMITKSEEEYIMEEAIGAKIADYLIKPVNPNQILLSLKKNLDVSRLVSQKTTSSYQQEFRKIAMDLAMVNDFEAWAELYQKLIYWEMELETIEDTGMFEILESQKTEANSQFCKFVDKHYPSWFSDGDGPVMSHTLFRERIVPQLSKEEPTLLVVVDNLRYDQWKAFEPIINNYYKKKSEQPYYSILPTATQYARNAIFSGLMPADMEKKHPDLWLNDTDEGGKNLHEAAFLEAQMKRLGVNLQWEYHKITSLKGGKRLAENFRSQKNNDLTVVVYNFVDMLSHSKTEMEVIKELASNDKSYRSLTESWFKNSPLLDIIQQAQRLGFKLIITTDHGTINVKNPSKVIGDKNTSLNLRYKTGRSLTYEDKDVLAATDPSTIHLPTINMSSSFIFAKGDLFFAYPNNYNHYVSYYRNTYQHGGVSMEEMIIPFVVLEPR encoded by the coding sequence ATGGCGAACATCAAGATACTTTGGGTAGATGACGAGATCGATTTATTAAAACCGCACATTCTTTTTCTGGAACAGAGAGAATATGAGGTAACGGGATGTCAGAGTGGTACCGAAGCTATCGAGTTGGTCGACAATGAAAATTATGACATTGTTTTTCTCGATGAAAACATGCCCGGACTGACCGGTTTGGAAACCCTAAGTGAGATCAAATCCAAGCGCGAGACCCTACCTGTGGTCATGATCACTAAAAGTGAGGAAGAGTACATCATGGAAGAAGCCATTGGGGCTAAAATTGCCGATTACTTGATCAAGCCGGTCAATCCCAATCAAATCCTGCTGAGTTTAAAAAAGAACTTGGATGTAAGTCGGTTGGTAAGTCAAAAAACCACCTCCTCCTACCAGCAGGAGTTTCGCAAGATCGCCATGGATCTGGCCATGGTCAACGATTTCGAGGCCTGGGCAGAGCTTTATCAAAAATTGATCTATTGGGAAATGGAACTGGAGACCATTGAAGACACCGGGATGTTTGAAATACTGGAATCTCAGAAAACCGAAGCCAACTCTCAGTTTTGCAAATTCGTAGATAAGCACTACCCGTCCTGGTTTTCAGATGGTGACGGTCCGGTGATGTCGCATACGCTCTTTCGCGAACGCATAGTGCCTCAATTGAGCAAGGAGGAACCCACCCTCTTGGTGGTGGTCGACAATTTGCGCTACGATCAATGGAAAGCCTTTGAGCCCATCATCAATAACTATTACAAGAAAAAGAGCGAACAGCCTTATTACAGCATCCTCCCTACGGCCACTCAATACGCGCGGAATGCGATCTTTTCAGGGTTGATGCCGGCCGATATGGAAAAGAAGCACCCCGACCTTTGGCTGAACGATACCGACGAAGGCGGGAAAAACCTGCATGAAGCAGCGTTCTTAGAAGCACAAATGAAGCGATTGGGTGTGAATCTTCAGTGGGAATACCACAAGATCACCAGTTTAAAAGGCGGAAAGCGTCTGGCCGAGAACTTCCGAAGTCAAAAGAACAACGATCTAACTGTGGTCGTCTATAATTTTGTGGACATGCTTTCCCATTCCAAAACGGAGATGGAAGTGATCAAGGAGTTGGCCTCCAATGATAAATCCTACCGTTCACTGACCGAAAGTTGGTTTAAAAATTCGCCCCTGCTGGATATCATTCAACAGGCGCAACGCCTGGGTTTCAAATTGATCATCACGACCGATCATGGAACCATCAATGTGAAGAATCCGTCCAAGGTGATTGGAGATAAAAACACCAGCCTCAATCTTCGTTATAAAACCGGGCGAAGCCTGACCTACGAAGATAAAGACGTCTTGGCGGCGACTGACCCCAGTACAATACATCTGCCCACCATCAACATGAGCAGCAGTTTTATTTTCGCCAAGGGCGATCTCTTTTTTGCCTACCCGAACAATTACAACCATTATGTCAGCTACTACCGGAATACTTACCAACACGGCGGGGTCTCTATGGAAGAGATGATCATTCCCTTTGTGGTGCTTGAGCCTCGATAG
- a CDS encoding bifunctional UDP-3-O-[3-hydroxymyristoyl] N-acetylglucosamine deacetylase/3-hydroxyacyl-ACP dehydratase, which yields MIDKSGQKQRTIAKEVSLSGVGLHTGKEVTLTFKPAPENHGYAFKRVDLEGQPVVEANANYVTNTQRGTNLEKMGVTIQTSEHVLAACVGMEIDNILLELNASEPPIMDGSSKFFVEALEKAGVKEQEACRKEFVVTEVINYLDEETGSEIMLMPADEYQVTTMVDFGTKVLGTQNASIKKLTEFKEEIADARTFSFLHEIEMLLEHGLIKGGDLNNAIVYVDKELSPETMEKLRSAFKKDNISVKPNGILDNLTLHYPNEAARHKLLDVIGDLALAGMRIRGKVIANKPGHYVNTQFAKKLKKIIKQEERNNVPQFDLSKPPVKDVNAIMAMLPHRPPFLLVDKILELSDSHVVGLKNVTMNEPFFVGHFPGAPVMPGVLQVEAMAQTGGILVLSTVPDPENYLTYFIKIDNVRFKQQVLPGDTLIFKLDLLSPIRRGICHMQGYAYANGKLATEAELMAQIVKVKNN from the coding sequence ATGATCGATAAATCAGGTCAAAAACAACGCACCATTGCCAAGGAAGTCTCTTTGTCGGGTGTAGGGCTGCATACGGGTAAGGAGGTAACACTCACCTTTAAGCCCGCTCCAGAAAATCACGGCTACGCCTTCAAACGCGTAGATCTGGAAGGTCAGCCGGTGGTTGAGGCTAATGCCAATTATGTCACCAATACCCAGCGCGGCACGAATCTAGAGAAAATGGGGGTTACCATTCAAACTTCGGAACACGTGCTTGCGGCCTGTGTGGGTATGGAAATTGACAACATCCTGCTCGAACTCAACGCTTCGGAACCCCCCATCATGGACGGCTCGTCCAAATTTTTTGTGGAGGCTCTCGAGAAAGCCGGAGTTAAAGAACAAGAGGCCTGCCGCAAGGAATTTGTGGTCACTGAAGTCATCAATTATCTGGATGAAGAAACCGGTAGCGAGATCATGCTGATGCCTGCAGACGAATACCAGGTGACCACCATGGTTGATTTTGGCACCAAAGTATTGGGCACACAGAATGCCAGCATCAAAAAACTCACCGAATTCAAGGAGGAGATTGCCGATGCTAGAACCTTTAGTTTTCTGCATGAGATCGAGATGTTGCTCGAACACGGCCTCATCAAGGGAGGAGATCTGAATAATGCTATTGTTTACGTCGATAAAGAACTTTCTCCGGAAACCATGGAGAAACTGCGCTCCGCCTTTAAAAAAGACAATATTTCGGTGAAGCCTAATGGAATTTTGGACAACCTTACCCTGCATTATCCCAATGAAGCGGCAAGACATAAACTGTTGGATGTCATTGGAGATTTAGCCTTGGCAGGAATGCGTATCCGCGGAAAGGTGATCGCCAACAAGCCCGGGCATTATGTCAATACACAGTTTGCTAAAAAACTGAAGAAGATCATCAAGCAGGAAGAGCGTAACAATGTGCCTCAATTTGATTTGAGTAAACCTCCGGTCAAGGATGTGAACGCGATCATGGCCATGTTACCGCACCGACCCCCCTTCTTGTTGGTCGATAAGATCCTGGAACTCTCCGATTCACATGTAGTTGGTTTGAAGAACGTCACGATGAACGAGCCGTTTTTCGTGGGCCACTTTCCCGGAGCACCCGTGATGCCGGGTGTACTGCAGGTAGAAGCCATGGCACAAACCGGTGGGATTTTAGTACTGAGTACCGTACCGGACCCGGAGAACTACCTTACCTATTTCATTAAGATCGACAATGTGCGCTTTAAGCAGCAGGTACTCCCGGGAGATACCCTCATTTTCAAATTAGATCTATTATCTCCCATCCGTCGAGGGATATGCCACATGCAAGGGTACGCCTATGCCAATGGCAAATTGGCCACCGAGGCTGAACTCATGGCGCAAATCGTTAAAGTAAAAAACAACTAA
- the lpxA gene encoding acyl-ACP--UDP-N-acetylglucosamine O-acyltransferase, which yields MNQPLAYVHPGAKIAKNVVIEPFTTIHNNVVIGEGSWIGSNVTIMEGARIGKNVNIFPGAVISAIPQDKKFEDEDTVTIIGDNTTIRECVTINRGTADRQKTEIGSNCWIMAYCHIAHDCIVGDNCIFSNNSTLAGHITVGDYVVLAGMAAVQQFCTIGNHAFVTGGSLVRKDVPPYVKAGREPLSYVGINSIGLRRRGYTTEKIREIQDIYRILYQKNYNNSQAVEILEAEMQATPERDEILQFVRNSKRGIMRGYMTIG from the coding sequence ATGAATCAACCACTGGCTTATGTGCACCCGGGTGCAAAAATTGCCAAAAACGTGGTCATAGAACCGTTCACCACCATCCATAATAATGTGGTGATTGGAGAAGGAAGTTGGATAGGATCTAACGTGACTATAATGGAAGGCGCCCGAATCGGGAAAAATGTAAATATTTTTCCGGGAGCGGTTATATCCGCTATTCCGCAGGATAAAAAGTTTGAGGACGAAGATACAGTTACCATCATTGGAGACAATACGACCATTCGGGAGTGTGTAACCATCAATCGGGGTACGGCTGACCGGCAGAAAACCGAAATCGGCAGTAATTGCTGGATCATGGCTTATTGCCATATTGCACACGACTGTATCGTAGGGGATAACTGTATTTTCTCCAACAACAGTACTTTGGCCGGACACATTACCGTAGGGGACTACGTAGTACTGGCGGGCATGGCTGCCGTTCAGCAATTTTGTACCATTGGGAATCACGCTTTTGTGACCGGAGGTAGCTTAGTTCGAAAGGATGTTCCTCCTTATGTCAAAGCGGGTCGCGAACCCTTGTCTTACGTGGGTATCAATTCGATCGGACTTCGACGTCGGGGGTATACTACTGAAAAGATCAGAGAGATCCAGGACATCTATCGTATCCTCTATCAAAAGAACTACAACAATTCACAGGCCGTAGAGATCCTGGAAGCTGAAATGCAAGCCACTCCGGAACGCGATGAGATCCTGCAGTTCGTTAGAAATTCGAAACGCGGAATCATGCGCGGTTACATGACAATAGGTTAA
- a CDS encoding HD domain-containing protein — protein sequence MPVSNKLTIINDPIYGFISIPNGLVFDLINHPYFQRLRRISQMGLSYLVYPGAHHTRFHHAIGCIHVMQKALEVLERKGVPLSEAEKEAVQVAILLHDIGHGPFSHAMEHSIVEHVSHEWISWRFMEALNTHFNGSLTLAISIFKGEYPRKFLHQLVSGQLDMDRTDYLKRDSFYTGMAEGNINTDRILAMLNVHEDELVIEEKGIYTVEKFLVARRLMYWQVYLHKTSLVAEQLIIRVLQRAKELTLQGQTLPASSALQFFLQNQINKDNFDGAVLATFAQLDDYDLISALKEWCSHKDFLLSELARRIIDRKLLKVKIRKKAFAKAKLEQRIAQTATAFGISAEEARYFVFAGEISNQGYSYTARGINILKENGKIVDVVKASDQLSLKSLSKVIIKNYICYPKGQS from the coding sequence TTGCCCGTTTCTAACAAACTTACAATAATAAACGACCCTATTTATGGATTTATTTCCATTCCCAATGGGCTCGTTTTTGATCTGATCAACCATCCGTATTTTCAGCGCTTACGGCGCATCTCTCAAATGGGACTTAGCTATCTGGTGTATCCTGGGGCGCATCATACGAGATTCCATCACGCGATTGGTTGTATACACGTCATGCAAAAGGCGCTGGAAGTCCTGGAGCGCAAGGGCGTACCCTTGAGCGAGGCCGAAAAAGAAGCGGTCCAGGTGGCGATACTTCTGCATGATATCGGACACGGACCTTTCTCTCATGCCATGGAGCACAGTATTGTGGAACACGTGTCTCATGAGTGGATTTCCTGGCGATTCATGGAAGCCTTAAACACCCATTTTAACGGAAGTTTAACCCTGGCGATCTCCATATTCAAGGGAGAGTATCCGCGTAAATTTTTACATCAACTGGTTTCCGGGCAGTTGGACATGGACCGTACCGACTATCTGAAAAGGGATAGTTTCTACACCGGAATGGCAGAAGGCAATATCAATACGGACCGTATATTGGCGATGCTTAACGTGCATGAAGACGAATTGGTCATCGAAGAAAAAGGAATCTATACCGTCGAGAAGTTCCTGGTCGCCCGACGGTTGATGTACTGGCAGGTCTATCTACATAAAACCAGTTTGGTGGCTGAGCAATTGATCATCCGGGTGCTGCAGCGGGCCAAAGAGCTTACCCTTCAGGGCCAAACCTTACCGGCCAGCAGTGCACTTCAATTCTTCCTGCAGAATCAGATCAACAAGGATAACTTTGATGGAGCGGTCTTAGCCACTTTCGCCCAGTTGGATGACTACGACCTGATCTCTGCGCTTAAAGAATGGTGTTCCCACAAGGACTTTTTACTTTCTGAACTGGCCAGGCGCATCATTGATCGCAAACTGTTGAAGGTGAAGATCCGTAAGAAAGCTTTCGCGAAAGCGAAACTGGAGCAACGCATCGCACAGACGGCAACGGCCTTCGGGATATCAGCAGAAGAAGCGCGTTATTTCGTCTTTGCCGGGGAGATCTCCAATCAAGGGTATTCATACACGGCCCGAGGTATCAACATCCTAAAAGAGAATGGAAAAATTGTCGATGTAGTTAAGGCCAGTGATCAATTGAGTTTGAAATCCCTATCCAAGGTCATAATCAAAAATTACATCTGTTATCCCAAGGGGCAGTCATGA
- the efp gene encoding elongation factor P, whose amino-acid sequence MATTSDIRKGLCIHYNNDIYKIIEFLHVKPGKGPAFVRTKLKSVTTGKVLDNTFSAGHKIEDVRVETQKYQFLYKDNDFYHFMNETDYTQIRLTESALDMPGLLKEGEVVTIMINTENNLPLSVEMPAHVVLEITHTEPGVKGNTATNATKPATVETGAEVNVPLFINEGDKVKIETEKGTYKERVTE is encoded by the coding sequence ATGGCAACAACATCTGATATCCGCAAAGGATTATGCATACATTACAACAATGATATTTACAAGATCATTGAATTTTTACACGTGAAACCAGGCAAAGGTCCGGCCTTCGTACGTACCAAACTAAAAAGCGTCACCACGGGTAAGGTACTCGATAATACCTTTTCTGCAGGACACAAGATTGAAGACGTACGTGTAGAAACCCAGAAGTATCAATTCTTGTACAAGGACAACGACTTTTATCACTTCATGAATGAAACCGACTACACCCAAATTCGTTTGACCGAAAGCGCGTTGGATATGCCGGGACTTTTGAAAGAAGGAGAAGTGGTCACCATCATGATCAATACCGAGAACAATCTGCCGCTCTCTGTGGAAATGCCGGCTCACGTTGTTCTCGAAATAACACATACAGAGCCCGGGGTGAAAGGAAATACTGCCACCAACGCCACGAAACCTGCAACGGTAGAGACCGGGGCCGAGGTCAACGTTCCTTTGTTCATCAACGAAGGAGATAAGGTAAAGATCGAAACCGAAAAAGGAACTTATAAAGAACGGGTCACCGAATAA